Proteins encoded by one window of Arachis hypogaea cultivar Tifrunner chromosome 1, arahy.Tifrunner.gnm2.J5K5, whole genome shotgun sequence:
- the LOC112710625 gene encoding protein NRT1/ PTR FAMILY 2.9: protein MNLVGKKETMEEKNERKSLENNEKSVVITNQDESNNKITYRGWKVMPFIIGNETFEKLGTIGTLANLLVYLTTVFNLDSITATNIINIFNGSASLSTLLGAFLCDTYFGRFKTLGFCTVASFLGLLTIQLTAAIKTMHPPQCGNSSTICEGPNAGQMTFLLAGFALLIVGAAGIRPCNLAFGADQFNPNTESGKKGINSFFNWYFFTFTFAQMVSLSLIVYIQSNVSWAVGLGIPAGLMLFSCVVYYLGSKSYVKVKATGSPVTSIVQVVVVSFKKRGLNLPDQDPLLSLFDYMPPHSINSKLPHTCQFRFLDKAAIVTPQDHINQDGSASDPWNLCSIQQVEELKCLLRVIPIWLSGIVYYVAIVQQNTMLVFQALQSDRRLFHSNFQIPAASYTIFTMLSLTIWLPIYDRKVVPLLQRVTKKEGGFTLLQRMGIGMFISILCMIVSGIVEEQRRTMALTKPLGIMPRKGAISSMSGSWLIPQLALAGLSEAFTLVGQVEFYYKQFPENMRSLAGSLFFCGLAGSSYLSSLLISVIHKVTQKSATGNWLPQDLNKGRLDYFYFIIAGVGVINLCYFIVCAKWYKYKGVGDGNNDNSSSIELDHVSKKYERSVNGV from the exons ATGAACCTTGTTGGCAAAAAAGAAACCATGGAAGAAAAAAATGAGAGGAAAAGCCTAGAAAACAATGAGAAAAGTGTTGTTATTACAAACCAAGACGAGTCAAATAACAAGATTACATACAGGGGATGGAAAGTAATGCCCTTCATCATTG GAAATGAAACCTTTGAGAAGCTGGGAACAATTGGAACCTTAGCAAACCTGCTAGTGTATCTTACAACAGTGTTCAACTTGGATAGTATCACTGCTACAAACATCATCAACATCTTCAATGGTAGTGCAAGTTTATCAACCTTGCTTGGAGCTTTTCTATGTGACACATATTTTGGTCGCTTCAAGACTCTTGGATTCTGCACTGTTGCCTCCTTTCTG GGCTTGCTTACCATACAACTAACAGCGGCAATCAAGACCATGCATCCACCACAATGTGGAAACTCTAGCACCATATGCGAAGGACCAAACGCCGGCCAAATGACGTTCCTACTGGCCGGATTTGCGCTCCTTATCGTTGGAGCTGCAGGGATAAGGCCATGTAACTTAGCATTTGGAGCAGATCAATTCAACCCAAACACAGAGTCAGGAAAGAAAGGAATCAATAGCTTCTTCAATTGGTACTTTTTCACATTCACATTTGCACAGATGGTGTCTCTGTCATTGATTGTGTATATTCAGTCCAATGTGAGCTGGGCTGTGGGGCTCGGAATCCCTGCCGGATTGATGCTGTTTTCGTGTGTCGTTTATTACTTGGGAAGCAAGTCATATGTGAAGGTTAAAGCAACTGGTAGCCCTGTAACTAGTATTGTTCAAGTGGTGGTTGTTTCTTTCAAGAAAAGGGGATTGAATTTACCTGATCAGGATCCATTGCTTTCACTTTTTGATTATATGCCTCCACACTCTATCAATTCCAAGCTTCCTCACACATGTCAATTCAG GTTCCTTGACAAAGCTGCAATTGTAACCCCACAAGATCATATAAACCAGGATGGATCTGCATCTGATCCTTGGAACCTTTGCAGCATACAGCAAGTGGAAGAACTCAAATGCTTGCTAAGAGTGATCCCAATTTGGCTTTCAGGCATCGTCTACTACGTCGCAATCGTCCAACAGAACACCATGCTGGTGTTCCAAGCCCTTCAATCCGACCGGCGATTATTCCACTCCAATTTCCAGATCCCAGCCGCCTCCTACACCATCTTCACCATGCTTAGCTTGACAATATGGCTTCCAATCTATGACAGGAAAGTTGTGCCTCTTCTTCAAAGG GTAACAAAGAAAGAAGGTGGATTCACACTTCTCCAAAGAATGGGAATTGGAATGTTCATCTCAATACTATGCATGATAGTATCTGGTATTGTTgaagagcaaagaagaacaatGGCTCTAACAAAACCACTAGGAATTATGCCAAGAAAAGGTGCAATTTCTTCAATGTCAGGTTCATGGCTAATCCCTCAATTAGCACTAGCAGGGTTATCTGAAGCATTCACATTGGTTGGACAAGTTGAATTTTACTACAAACAGTTTCCAGAAAACATGAGAAGCCTTGCAGGATCACTATTCTTCTGTGGCCTTGCTGGATCAAGTTATTTGAGTAGTTTGCTGATTTCAGTTATTCATAAAGTGACACAGAAATCTGCAACTGGGAATTGGTTACCTCAGGATTTGAACAAAGGGAGATTAGATTACTTTTATTTCATAATTGCTGGTGTTGGAGTGATTAATTTGTGTTACTTTATAGTATGTGCCAAGTGGTATAAGTACAAAGGGGTTGGTGATGGTAACAATGATAACAGTAGTAGCATTGAACTTGATCATGTATCTAAAAAATATGAAAGGAGTGTTAATGGTGTATAA